Proteins co-encoded in one Pleurodeles waltl isolate 20211129_DDA chromosome 2_2, aPleWal1.hap1.20221129, whole genome shotgun sequence genomic window:
- the LOC138281171 gene encoding uncharacterized protein — MGKRKADDVSVPQSRVKKPKKRSVGKVEGCPNTNLQQFKTIDSLFEEVEAILRSPSVTGLSTPDTIPPKKIPDLFNKKKTQMHRIEVKADLHPPPHPQGVIPSLLEISPSLVETNGCLSVEGAPHLRCTSPPPTVIPCSNRFSVLSSDSVSPGHSQTLLVEGTDKDSLDGKMGNNEASQLTIISQKIDDVKCLLVSLMNKIAGLYDQKSCCNCIVPHVSAPSSDLLMETKKPSPPTVGDKLTSSSIHNIARGRNGSSTTHSKSACQTMFSTHERVPKLSINKCGSISGRGDKGTPCPITSQLNLGGLPPAASCCVISHSATHPDHLSLLQTCDIKGRLRRRREDATIYLTRVPKLPQGNRESSDSLTNKVIYWIRSQRNCLSVIPSDICEAHRHNQLGSDFDYISILFNDSSLVNDLLAFDTRTGTLCRDREPKLRLSSQPPGAPLCRGCCTSGTIVAGVIPSSDNSATSNSENPYPLLSETD, encoded by the coding sequence atggggaagaggaaggccgatgatgtatcagtgccccagtctcgggttaaaaaacccaagaaacgttcggttgggaaagtggagggatgtcccaatacaaatctacagcaatttaaaacaatcgactcattgtttgaagaggtaGAGGCTATACTGAGGAGTCCTTCTGTTACGGGTCTTTCTACACCGGATACCATTCCTCCTAAAAAGATTCCTGaccttttcaacaaaaaaaaaactcagatgcatagaatagaggttaaggctgatttacatccccctccccacccccagggtgtaattccttcactcttggagatttcaccatccttggtggaaactaatggatgtttatctGTAGAAGGTGCACCCCATTTGAGGTGCACGTCCCCACCTCCTACTGTTATTCCTtgctcaaataggttttcggttctgtcctctgattctgtaagtcctggacattcacaaaccctacttgtagaaggaactgacaaagactccttggatggaaagatgggcaacaacgaagcttctcaattgactatcatttctcagaaaatagatgacgttaagtgtctgttggtatctttgatgaacaaaattgctggactctatgatcaaaagtcttgttgtaattgcattgtgccacatgtctctgccccttcctctgatttattgatggaaactaaaaaacctagTCCTCCTACCGTAGGTGATAAACTGACATCCTCTTCTATACATAACATCGCTAGGGGAAGAAATGGTAGCTCCACAACGCACAGTAAGTCTGCTTGTCAGACTATGTTCTCCACCCATGAGCGAGTTCCCAAACTAAGTATAAATAAGTGTGGATCCATCTCTGGTCGGGGGGACAAAGGTACTCCTTGCCCAATAACCTCTCAGTTAAATCTAGGGGGATTGCCCcctgcagcaagttgttgtgttatttcccattctgccactcaccctgatcatttgtcactcttgcagacttgtgacatcaagggaaggttaagaaggaggagggaagatgccaccatatatttgactagggtgccaaagctacctcagggcaatagagagtcgagCGACTCTCTTACTAACAAAGTCATTTATTGGAttcgctcccagaggaactgtctttCTGTTATCCCGTCTGATATATGTGAGGCACACAGAcataatcagttagggtcggattttgattatatttcgattctttttaatgatagcagtctagttaatgatctcctggccttcgatACACGGACAGGTACACTATGTAGAGATAGGGAACCTAAACTTAGACTcagtagtcagccgcctggggccccgctatgcagaggatgttgtacatctggaactattgtagccggggttattccctcttcagataattctgcaacatctaattCTGAGAACCCTTACCCCTTACTTTCTGAAACAGATTGA